From Acidobacteriota bacterium, a single genomic window includes:
- a CDS encoding IS110 family transposase, producing the protein MEKLYLGVDLHKRSCWVTVLDADGQLVESRRMGTEKRELVEYFSRVRKPAALAVEATFNWYYFLNVIEPLGLELHLVHPWKTRAIASARIKHDRLDSRILAELLRTGFLAEAWIAPRPVREQRQLLRYRVHTVQWATRAKNCVHGILNRNGIGSP; encoded by the coding sequence ATGGAGAAGTTATATCTTGGAGTGGATTTACACAAGAGGAGTTGCTGGGTGACCGTGCTCGACGCGGACGGTCAGTTGGTGGAGTCCCGGAGGATGGGGACGGAGAAGCGGGAGCTGGTGGAATATTTCAGCAGGGTGCGGAAGCCGGCGGCGCTGGCGGTGGAAGCGACATTCAACTGGTATTACTTTCTGAACGTGATCGAGCCGCTGGGTCTGGAGTTGCACCTGGTGCATCCTTGGAAGACGCGGGCGATTGCTTCGGCGCGGATCAAGCACGACCGGCTGGATTCGCGGATACTGGCCGAGCTGCTGCGGACGGGATTCCTGGCCGAGGCCTGGATCGCGCCACGCCCGGTGCGGGAGCAGCGGCAGCTGCTGCGCTATCGAGTGCACACCGTGCAGTGGGCAACGCGGGCCAAGAACTGTGTGCATGGAATCCTGAACCGCAACGGGATTGGCTCGCCG
- a CDS encoding PadR family transcriptional regulator, whose product MARQSPEKRIELVYGSLDMLVLRTLVWGPTHGHGIAKSIERMSDEILKVEHGSLYPALQRLQQEGWIKGEWGVSENKQRARYYRLTAAGRRQLAAETSRWERFVRAVTSVISPAEPEEGK is encoded by the coding sequence ATGGCCAGGCAATCACCTGAAAAGCGAATTGAACTTGTTTATGGCTCGCTCGACATGCTGGTCCTGCGCACGTTGGTCTGGGGGCCAACGCACGGGCACGGCATTGCCAAGTCCATTGAGCGCATGTCTGATGAAATACTGAAGGTGGAGCACGGATCGCTCTACCCGGCGCTCCAGCGCCTGCAGCAGGAAGGCTGGATCAAAGGCGAATGGGGCGTGTCAGAAAATAAACAGCGGGCCAGGTACTACCGGCTCACGGCGGCCGGGCGGCGGCAATTGGCGGCGGAGACTTCGCGGTGGGAGCGGTTTGTGCGTGCGGTGACAAGCGTCATCAGCCCTGCCGAACCAGAGGAGGGGAAATGA
- a CDS encoding ABC transporter permease — MSWRRQFAKIGALLRRKKPPDDLGEEIRAHLAMEEQENREAGMPSEEARYAALRRFGNVTQAQERSREMWEWQWLETLLQDIRYGLRQLRRSPGLTAVAVLTLALGIGANTAIFSLIDAVMLRSIPVHDPSGLVVLRWSAHHDRRGPINSSSFGDCDERYGGAIASGCTFPYPVLQTLQSQSKVFSGITAFGGPDDLVLGGKGSAMMARGEIVSGDYFSTLGVKAAVGRTLGPGDDDPSASPAIVLSYAFWQSAFGGDRSAVGRTIVLNSVPFTIAGVAERSFTNLAPGKTQDLWLPIAMELRLNIPWATDLQSFRNWRVVLLGRLDPGVSIQKAQAAADLAFRNEVLHGSEPVWKVSDNPKIELIPAQQGLTGFRGFFSTPLYVLMVVVGLILLIACANVAGLLLSRAAARQTEMAVRLAVGAGRRRIVRQLLTESVLLSLASGAVGVLFACWGVRLIVSLISSSRFGSFPFVVAPDWRVLAFTVSICFFTGIVFGLAPAFRSARLDLTPALKANASSSSLRGRGTGGRLHLGKSLVVVQVVLSVVVLMGGGLLVRTLRNLRDINPGFDTQNLLLFKIDPTLQKYTPSQVQTYYRELQQRLAALPGVSSASYSHPALLNGSLMATGFHVEGQPEKKSVPSDLLSIGPGFLSTMHIPLMGGRTFTDEDFEQAAKATAAEEKASAAAAPSKTSHRATPTQPAVVPPVAALINQTFARKYCLGQNPLGKQLMEPGPEEGGEASSRKMPRRSWVIVGIIGDTKYENLRREIHPTVFLPISRGGAHFELRTAGNPAALIPSVRHAAELINKNLPVFTVQTQTQSIDELLFQERLIVRLSVLFGLLALLLACIGLYGMLSYEMARRRREIGIRMALGAEKGDVLRMVVGQGLRLAFIGMAIGIAGALALTRFLSSLLYGVKPTDPLTFAAVSLVLIAVALAACYLPARRAAKVDPMVALRYE; from the coding sequence ATGAGCTGGCGGCGGCAGTTTGCCAAGATCGGTGCGTTGTTGCGCCGAAAGAAACCACCGGATGATCTCGGTGAGGAAATTCGTGCGCATCTGGCCATGGAAGAGCAGGAGAACCGTGAAGCCGGCATGCCGTCCGAAGAAGCCCGCTACGCAGCACTGCGCCGGTTCGGCAACGTGACCCAGGCGCAGGAAAGGAGCCGGGAGATGTGGGAATGGCAATGGCTCGAGACCCTGCTCCAGGACATCCGTTACGGCCTGCGCCAATTGCGCCGAAGTCCTGGCCTCACCGCTGTCGCCGTGCTGACGCTGGCCCTTGGAATTGGCGCCAACACCGCGATTTTTAGCTTGATTGATGCCGTCATGCTTCGTTCAATTCCGGTACACGATCCGTCCGGGCTGGTGGTGCTTCGCTGGAGCGCGCATCATGACAGACGCGGCCCAATCAATAGCAGTTCTTTTGGCGATTGCGATGAAAGATACGGAGGCGCCATTGCTTCCGGCTGCACATTTCCTTATCCCGTTTTACAAACGCTCCAGTCTCAATCAAAGGTATTTTCAGGAATAACAGCTTTTGGCGGTCCGGACGACTTAGTCCTGGGCGGCAAGGGATCGGCGATGATGGCGAGAGGCGAAATTGTCTCCGGCGATTACTTCTCAACCTTGGGTGTAAAAGCTGCCGTCGGCCGTACGCTCGGCCCTGGCGATGACGACCCATCCGCCTCGCCCGCCATCGTTCTAAGTTACGCCTTCTGGCAGAGCGCCTTTGGCGGCGATCGTTCTGCAGTCGGGCGCACTATCGTTTTGAACTCGGTGCCTTTCACTATTGCGGGTGTGGCCGAGCGCAGCTTTACGAATCTCGCTCCCGGCAAGACTCAGGACCTCTGGCTGCCCATCGCGATGGAGTTGCGGCTGAATATACCCTGGGCCACGGACCTTCAGTCCTTTAGAAATTGGCGGGTCGTGTTGTTGGGGCGGCTCGACCCAGGAGTCTCCATTCAAAAAGCGCAGGCGGCGGCAGACCTCGCTTTTCGGAACGAAGTGCTGCACGGCTCTGAGCCGGTGTGGAAAGTGTCCGATAACCCGAAGATTGAGCTCATTCCGGCCCAACAAGGACTTACAGGGTTTCGGGGATTCTTTTCAACGCCTCTCTACGTCCTGATGGTTGTGGTCGGGCTCATTCTCCTGATTGCCTGCGCGAATGTCGCCGGGCTGTTGCTCTCACGCGCCGCTGCGCGGCAAACGGAAATGGCGGTCCGGCTGGCAGTGGGCGCGGGGCGGCGCCGGATCGTGCGGCAATTGCTCACGGAAAGCGTGCTGCTCTCGCTGGCCAGCGGCGCGGTCGGGGTTCTATTTGCTTGCTGGGGAGTCCGGCTGATTGTTTCGCTGATTTCGTCCAGCAGGTTTGGGTCTTTCCCGTTTGTAGTCGCTCCCGATTGGCGCGTGCTTGCCTTCACTGTGTCGATCTGCTTCTTTACAGGAATCGTCTTCGGTCTCGCACCGGCATTTCGGAGCGCCCGGCTGGACCTGACGCCCGCGCTCAAAGCTAATGCCTCTTCGTCGTCGCTGAGGGGAAGGGGCACGGGAGGTCGGCTCCATCTAGGGAAATCGCTCGTGGTTGTCCAGGTGGTTCTGTCGGTCGTCGTCCTGATGGGCGGAGGTTTGCTGGTGCGAACCCTGCGGAATCTTCGAGACATAAACCCTGGCTTTGACACACAAAACCTGCTTCTCTTCAAGATTGATCCTACCCTTCAGAAATACACTCCTTCACAAGTGCAGACCTACTATCGTGAATTGCAACAGCGGCTGGCGGCGTTGCCCGGTGTCAGCTCGGCCAGCTATTCACACCCTGCACTGCTGAATGGAAGCCTGATGGCGACGGGCTTCCACGTCGAAGGGCAGCCGGAGAAAAAGAGCGTGCCTTCGGACCTGTTGAGCATCGGGCCGGGCTTCCTGAGCACGATGCACATTCCCTTGATGGGTGGACGGACCTTTACGGATGAGGACTTTGAGCAGGCTGCCAAGGCGACTGCGGCTGAAGAAAAGGCCTCTGCTGCCGCAGCGCCATCTAAAACATCGCATCGGGCAACGCCGACGCAACCGGCGGTGGTGCCCCCTGTGGCTGCCCTAATCAACCAGACGTTCGCTCGCAAATACTGTCTCGGACAGAACCCGTTGGGCAAGCAGCTTATGGAGCCCGGCCCCGAGGAAGGCGGAGAAGCATCGAGTCGCAAAATGCCGCGCAGAAGCTGGGTGATCGTTGGAATTATTGGCGACACAAAATACGAAAACCTGCGGCGGGAAATTCATCCCACAGTCTTTCTGCCGATAAGCCGCGGCGGGGCGCACTTCGAACTGCGTACGGCCGGGAATCCCGCCGCGCTGATTCCTTCCGTTCGCCATGCCGCTGAGCTAATCAACAAAAATCTTCCTGTTTTCACAGTTCAGACCCAGACACAAAGCATCGACGAACTGTTGTTTCAGGAGCGGCTGATCGTGCGGCTCTCGGTCCTGTTTGGCCTGCTTGCCCTTCTGCTTGCCTGCATCGGGCTCTACGGCATGCTCTCCTATGAAATGGCCCGCCGCCGGCGCGAAATCGGCATCCGCATGGCGCTGGGCGCAGAGAAGGGTGATGTTTTGAGGATGGTCGTGGGACAGGGGCTCAGACTGGCATTCATCGGAATGGCCATCGGCATTGCCGGGGCGCTGGCGCTGACGCGATTTCTATCGAGCCTGCTCTACGGTGTCAAGCCCACCGATCCGCTGACGTTCGCCGCCGTCTCGCTGGTTCTGATCGCCGTCGCGCTCGCGGCCTGTTATCTCCCCGCCCGCCGCGCCGCCAAAGTCGATCCCATGGTGGCCTTACGCTACGAGTAG